In one Vulgatibacter incomptus genomic region, the following are encoded:
- a CDS encoding tetratricopeptide repeat protein has protein sequence MAEASPAIVDVDEASFEKEVLEESRRRPVVVDFWASWCAPCRVVTPILEKLAKEHDGAFRLAKVNADENEALSDELNVQGIPALKAVRDGKVVDELTGALPESVIRAWLERFVPGPADEAVSRGQAHEEEGRLNDASHAYAEALRLKPRHEAALVALARLELAAGEAEAAERHLDMILAPDSSKHASQIAELRLRIRSAGAGDLSELEERVRRSPDDLEAKVSLGKALAAAGRHEEALSALLEVVRASPRQGPGEEARLAMLDVFGVIGPRSELADDFRARMAAALYR, from the coding sequence ATGGCGGAGGCATCCCCGGCGATCGTCGACGTCGACGAAGCCAGCTTCGAGAAGGAAGTGCTCGAAGAGAGCCGCAGGCGGCCCGTGGTCGTCGATTTCTGGGCGTCGTGGTGCGCGCCGTGCCGGGTCGTCACGCCGATCCTCGAGAAGCTCGCCAAGGAGCACGATGGCGCCTTCCGCCTGGCGAAGGTGAACGCCGACGAGAACGAGGCGCTCTCCGACGAGCTCAACGTCCAGGGGATCCCGGCGCTGAAGGCCGTTCGCGACGGCAAGGTCGTGGACGAGCTCACGGGCGCTCTCCCCGAGTCCGTGATCCGCGCCTGGCTCGAGCGCTTCGTCCCCGGGCCTGCCGACGAGGCCGTCTCCCGTGGCCAGGCGCACGAGGAGGAGGGCAGGCTCAACGATGCCAGCCACGCGTACGCGGAGGCCCTCCGGCTCAAGCCGCGCCACGAGGCGGCCCTGGTGGCCCTCGCCCGCCTGGAGCTCGCCGCCGGCGAAGCGGAGGCCGCGGAGCGGCACCTGGACATGATCCTGGCCCCGGACTCGTCGAAGCACGCGTCGCAGATCGCGGAGCTTCGGCTGAGGATCCGCTCGGCAGGCGCCGGAGACCTGAGCGAGCTCGAAGAGCGGGTTCGCCGGTCTCCGGACGACCTCGAAGCGAAGGTGAGCCTCGGGAAGGCCCTCGCTGCGGCGGGGAGGCACGAGGAGGCGCTCTCCGCGCTCCTGGAGGTGGTCCGTGCGAGCCCGCGGCAGGGCCCCGGGGAGGAGGCGCGGCTGGCGATGCTCGACGTCTTCGGCGTCATCGGACCGCGCTCGGAGCTCGCGGACGACTTCCGGGCCCGGATGGCCGCAGCGCTCTATCGCTGA
- a CDS encoding SDR family oxidoreductase codes for MLLQDLKIIVTGGAQGMGAHFARQLHAAGAKVAVGDVNDAGLAELPKGIFTRKLDVSSEADCESFVAEAAEAMGGLNGLVNNAGILRDGLLVKKDKTTGAITKLTAAQWNSVIAVNLTGATFMTREVVAKMAETGSRPGVIVNLSSVARHGNRGQSNYTAAKAALAANTVTWAREFAAFGIRVGAVAPGMIETPMTAGMNPKAHDALVAAIPVGRTGVPEDIWLAVKFVLECDYFNGRVIDVDGGLSI; via the coding sequence GTGCTGCTACAGGATCTGAAGATCATCGTCACCGGCGGGGCCCAGGGCATGGGCGCCCACTTCGCCAGGCAGCTCCACGCCGCCGGCGCCAAGGTCGCGGTCGGCGACGTGAACGACGCCGGCCTCGCCGAGCTGCCCAAGGGCATCTTCACGCGCAAGCTCGACGTCTCGAGCGAGGCGGATTGCGAGTCCTTCGTTGCCGAGGCGGCGGAGGCGATGGGCGGCCTGAACGGTCTCGTCAACAACGCCGGCATCCTGCGCGACGGCCTCCTCGTGAAGAAGGACAAGACCACCGGCGCCATCACCAAGCTCACGGCCGCTCAGTGGAACTCGGTGATCGCCGTGAACCTCACGGGCGCGACCTTCATGACCCGCGAGGTCGTGGCGAAGATGGCCGAGACCGGTAGCCGCCCGGGCGTGATCGTCAACCTCTCGTCCGTCGCCCGGCACGGCAACCGGGGCCAGTCGAACTACACGGCCGCCAAGGCCGCCCTCGCCGCAAACACCGTCACCTGGGCGCGCGAGTTCGCCGCCTTCGGGATCCGCGTCGGCGCCGTCGCGCCGGGCATGATCGAGACCCCGATGACCGCGGGCATGAACCCGAAGGCCCACGACGCGCTGGTCGCCGCGATCCCCGTGGGTCGCACCGGCGTGCCCGAGGACATCTGGCTCGCGGTGAAGTTCGTCCTGGAGTGCGATTACTTCAACGGCCGCGTGATCGACGTCGACGGCGGCCTGTCGATCTGA
- a CDS encoding SDR family NAD(P)-dependent oxidoreductase — MTGASSGLGASLAKRLAAGGAEVALCARRAELLEELAAEIRSAGGKARIYPADLSDPVATQALVRRVDDELGGLDLVIANAGIGVTRWAGKLDWEAIAPTVDLDVSGAVATLTAVLPRMVERKRGHIVGISSLAGYRGMPRSAAYSASKAFLAVFLESLRVDLRGTGVTVTDVRPGFVRTPLIDANPYPMPFLLEVEDATERMIRGIEQGKAVVAFPWPLATIVRLSRLVPASLYDRVMGGLRTR; from the coding sequence GTGACCGGCGCCTCGAGCGGCCTGGGCGCCTCGCTCGCGAAGCGACTCGCGGCAGGGGGCGCGGAGGTCGCGCTGTGCGCCAGGCGAGCCGAGCTCCTCGAGGAGCTCGCCGCCGAGATCCGCAGCGCGGGAGGGAAGGCGCGGATCTATCCGGCGGACCTCTCCGATCCGGTCGCGACGCAGGCCCTGGTGAGGCGCGTCGACGACGAGCTCGGCGGCCTCGACCTCGTGATCGCCAACGCCGGCATCGGGGTCACCCGCTGGGCCGGCAAGCTCGATTGGGAGGCGATCGCGCCCACCGTCGACCTCGACGTCTCCGGGGCGGTTGCGACGCTCACCGCCGTGCTCCCGCGAATGGTGGAGCGCAAGCGCGGGCACATCGTGGGGATCTCCAGCCTCGCCGGCTACCGGGGCATGCCCCGCAGCGCGGCCTACAGCGCATCGAAGGCATTCCTTGCGGTCTTCCTCGAGAGCCTCCGGGTGGACCTGCGCGGCACGGGCGTGACGGTCACCGACGTGAGGCCCGGCTTCGTCCGCACGCCGCTCATCGACGCAAACCCGTATCCGATGCCGTTCCTCCTGGAAGTCGAGGACGCCACCGAGCGGATGATCCGGGGGATCGAGCAGGGCAAGGCCGTGGTCGCGTTCCCGTGGCCTCTGGCGACGATCGTGCGGCTGTCCCGGCTGGTGCCCGCCTCGCTCTACGACCGGGTCATGGGCGGCCTGCGCACGCGCTAG
- the thiD gene encoding bifunctional hydroxymethylpyrimidine kinase/phosphomethylpyrimidine kinase — MRKALTIAGSDSGGGAGIQADLKTFFRFGVYGTSAITLVTAQNTVGVQGVYPIAPEAILAQVESVAGDLRPDATKTGALGSPEAIEAVAWAVERHGLWPLVVDPVMISKHGAPLLGPEAIDALKRHLLPKASLLTPNLHEAGALLGATPVDEGEMREAARALAALGPKAVWLKGGSLPGELAIDILFDGEELHRFSAPKLATRSTHGTGCTASAAITAGLALGQPLREAVADAKDFIQRAISNGPDLGKGLGPVDHMG; from the coding sequence ATGCGCAAGGCGCTCACGATCGCGGGATCGGACTCCGGAGGCGGAGCCGGGATCCAGGCCGACCTCAAGACCTTCTTCCGCTTCGGAGTCTACGGCACGAGCGCGATCACCCTCGTGACGGCGCAGAACACCGTGGGTGTCCAGGGCGTCTACCCGATCGCGCCGGAGGCGATCCTCGCGCAGGTGGAGTCCGTCGCGGGGGACCTTCGCCCGGACGCGACCAAGACGGGCGCCCTGGGCTCGCCAGAGGCGATCGAGGCGGTGGCTTGGGCGGTGGAGCGCCACGGCCTCTGGCCGCTGGTGGTCGATCCCGTGATGATCTCGAAGCACGGCGCCCCGCTGCTGGGGCCCGAGGCGATCGACGCGCTGAAGCGCCACCTGCTGCCCAAGGCGAGCCTGCTCACGCCGAACCTCCACGAGGCCGGCGCGCTCCTCGGCGCGACGCCCGTCGACGAGGGCGAGATGCGGGAGGCGGCCAGGGCCCTCGCCGCCCTCGGGCCGAAGGCGGTCTGGCTCAAGGGCGGCAGCCTGCCCGGCGAGCTGGCGATCGACATCCTCTTCGATGGAGAGGAGCTCCACCGCTTCTCCGCGCCGAAGCTCGCGACCCGCAGCACCCATGGCACGGGCTGCACCGCGTCCGCCGCGATCACCGCCGGCCTCGCGCTCGGGCAGCCGCTCCGGGAGGCGGTGGCCGATGCCAAGGATTTCATCCAGCGGGCCATCTCGAACGGCCCCGACCTGGGCAAGGGCCTCGGCCCGGTGGATCACATGGGCTGA
- a CDS encoding NAD(P)/FAD-dependent oxidoreductase has translation MAPHVLIIGGGFGGLTAAKSLKHAPVKVTLVDRCNHHLFAPLLYQVATSGLSTSEVATPIRSVLRKQENTRVLLDEVKDIDLENREVTLRDERPLSYEYLIVAAGAQTNYFGNLEWSSNSLGLKDLDDAIELRRRVLLAFEAAERTADDEARRKLLTFVVIGGGPTGVELAGALAELSRRTLARDFRVARPAEARIVLLEMLPRILPAFDESLAEKAARHLGELGVEVMTGEKVTSIDEDGVHVGGELLESGTVTWAAGVQARPLTARLGVALDRGGRVIVGDDCSIPGHPEAFVIGDMASFRGPEGKPLPGVAPVAMQQARSVAANIGRTLGGEARKPFSYRDKGVMATVGRSRAVLEMGRLRVDGFLAWLAWVFVHVFYLIGFRNRAFVLAEWAFSYFTYRKGARLITGRRIEAGKPARLVEPSEIDVERMQARRREEEERPPLH, from the coding sequence ATGGCGCCCCACGTGTTGATCATCGGCGGCGGGTTCGGCGGACTCACCGCGGCAAAGTCCCTGAAGCACGCACCGGTCAAGGTCACGCTCGTGGACCGGTGCAACCACCACCTCTTCGCTCCGCTTCTCTACCAGGTCGCCACCTCCGGACTGTCGACCTCGGAGGTGGCCACCCCGATCCGCTCGGTGCTCCGGAAGCAGGAGAACACCCGGGTGCTCCTGGACGAGGTCAAGGACATCGACCTCGAGAACCGGGAGGTCACCCTCCGCGACGAGCGGCCGCTCTCGTACGAGTACCTGATCGTCGCGGCAGGCGCGCAGACCAACTACTTCGGCAACCTCGAGTGGTCGAGCAACAGCCTGGGCCTCAAGGACCTCGACGACGCGATCGAGCTCCGGAGGAGGGTGCTCCTCGCCTTCGAGGCAGCGGAGCGGACGGCCGACGACGAGGCCCGTCGCAAGCTCCTCACCTTCGTGGTGATCGGCGGCGGCCCCACGGGCGTCGAGCTCGCCGGGGCCCTCGCGGAGCTCTCGCGCCGCACCCTCGCGCGGGACTTCCGAGTCGCGAGACCCGCGGAGGCGAGGATCGTCCTCCTCGAGATGCTCCCCCGGATCCTGCCGGCCTTCGACGAGAGCCTCGCCGAGAAGGCGGCCAGGCACCTGGGCGAGCTCGGTGTCGAGGTGATGACGGGGGAGAAGGTGACCTCCATCGACGAGGACGGCGTCCATGTCGGCGGCGAGCTGCTCGAGTCGGGGACGGTGACGTGGGCCGCCGGCGTCCAGGCGAGGCCGCTGACGGCGCGCCTCGGCGTGGCGCTCGACCGAGGGGGCAGGGTGATCGTCGGCGACGACTGCTCGATCCCCGGTCATCCGGAGGCCTTCGTGATCGGCGACATGGCCTCCTTCCGCGGGCCGGAAGGCAAGCCGCTCCCGGGCGTCGCGCCGGTGGCGATGCAGCAGGCCCGCAGCGTCGCGGCGAACATCGGGCGCACGCTCGGGGGAGAGGCTCGGAAGCCCTTCAGCTATCGGGACAAGGGCGTCATGGCCACGGTCGGGCGCTCCCGCGCCGTGCTCGAGATGGGTCGGCTGCGCGTCGACGGCTTCCTCGCGTGGCTCGCGTGGGTCTTCGTCCACGTCTTCTACCTGATCGGCTTCCGCAACCGGGCGTTCGTCCTCGCGGAGTGGGCTTTCTCGTACTTCACGTACCGGAAGGGGGCCCGCCTGATCACCGGACGCCGCATCGAGGCCGGAAAGCCCGCGCGTCTCGTCGAGCCGTCGGAGATCGACGTCGAGCGGATGCAGGCCAGGAGGCGCGAGGAGGAGGAGCGTCCGCCCCTTCACTAG